A section of the Devosia rhizoryzae genome encodes:
- a CDS encoding GAF domain-containing protein: protein MSPIDRAFAHDLANSLAAGPQQVITLINSTVQALPGVRTVTWLAVAPDHSVTHRIGTSDPVNFPIGGFDPIDDGAWNRRIFGDKRAVVGDTPEQMRQFIPETDQLVAMGYGATLCAPIIIGGEVRGVLCALGDAGILTPDLIAETEAILPIAALVFTFHGISER from the coding sequence ATGAGCCCGATCGACCGGGCCTTTGCCCATGACCTTGCCAACAGCCTTGCTGCCGGTCCCCAGCAGGTCATCACCCTCATCAACAGTACCGTCCAAGCCTTGCCCGGCGTCCGCACGGTCACCTGGCTCGCCGTAGCGCCCGACCATTCGGTCACTCATCGCATCGGCACGTCCGACCCGGTCAACTTTCCCATCGGTGGTTTCGACCCGATCGATGACGGCGCCTGGAACCGGCGCATTTTTGGCGACAAGCGCGCCGTCGTCGGCGACACGCCCGAGCAGATGCGCCAGTTCATCCCGGAAACCGATCAGCTCGTCGCAATGGGCTATGGCGCAACGCTTTGCGCGCCCATCATCATCGGTGGCGAAGTGCGCGGCGTGCTCTGTGCCCTGGGTGACGCGGGCATTCTGACGCCAGATCTCATCGCCGAAACCGAAGCGATCCTACCCATTGCCGCACTGGTCTTCACCTTTCACGGAATCAGTGAGCGATGA
- a CDS encoding ABC transporter permease encodes MSLENQIDTRTALRAARITELKRFAARFMRNPLGVLGLAIVLLLLFTAAFAPLLATHDPYLPTLSARLSAPNAEFWFGADELGRDIYSRLVYGSRLTLLIVGLVIVTSAPIGLIIGAVSGTAGGWVDAVFMRITDVFLSIPKLLLALAFVAALGPGIVNAALAITLTAWPPYARLARAEALVIRNSDFVNAIRLAGASEARIVFLHIIPMCLSSVIVRMTFDMAGIILTAAGLGFIGLGAQPPLPEWGAMISTGRKFIFDQWWVATIPGAAIFVVSLGFNLLGDALRDLLDPHLRQRN; translated from the coding sequence ATGAGTTTGGAAAACCAAATCGATACGCGAACCGCCCTCCGCGCCGCGCGCATCACCGAGTTAAAGCGCTTCGCTGCCCGGTTCATGCGCAACCCCCTGGGCGTGCTCGGCCTTGCTATCGTGCTGCTGCTGCTCTTCACCGCAGCCTTCGCGCCGCTCCTCGCGACCCACGACCCTTACCTGCCCACGCTCTCCGCCCGCCTCTCGGCCCCCAATGCCGAATTCTGGTTCGGCGCCGACGAGCTGGGCCGCGATATCTATTCCCGCCTGGTCTATGGCTCGCGCCTGACTCTTCTTATTGTCGGGCTGGTAATCGTCACCTCCGCCCCGATCGGCCTCATCATCGGCGCCGTCTCAGGCACGGCTGGCGGTTGGGTCGATGCAGTCTTCATGCGCATCACCGACGTCTTCCTCTCCATCCCCAAGCTATTGCTCGCGCTGGCTTTCGTCGCCGCGCTCGGTCCCGGCATCGTCAATGCCGCACTCGCCATCACCCTCACCGCCTGGCCACCCTATGCCCGCCTCGCCCGTGCCGAGGCGCTGGTCATCCGCAATTCCGACTTCGTCAACGCCATCCGCCTGGCCGGCGCCAGCGAAGCCCGCATCGTCTTCCTCCACATCATCCCGATGTGTCTCTCTTCGGTCATCGTGCGCATGACCTTCGACATGGCCGGTATCATCCTCACCGCAGCCGGCCTCGGCTTCATCGGCCTCGGCGCGCAGCCACCACTGCCGGAATGGGGCGCCATGATCTCGACCGGCCGCAAGTTCATCTTCGACCAGTGGTGGGTTGCCACCATCCCCGGCGCCGCCATTTTCGTCGTCTCGCTCGGCTTCAACCTTTTGGGCGACGCCCTGCGCGACCTGCTCGATCCGCATCTGAGGCAGCGCAATTGA
- a CDS encoding transketolase, translated as MTITNRQSTEDVAAGIRRRVFLHTMRNNGGYLSQACSAAETLALLYNEVLDLGEPTLPKVPLPFAGVPSASNPDAFTGAGYHGPFSPEYDRFIISPAHYALVIYSALIQMGRMGEDALDYFNKDGSSVEMIGAEHSPGMEVTTGSLAQGLSMASGLAWARKRRGETGKVWVYMSDGEFQEGQTWECLAAMSFHGIDNVRVIVDVNRQQCDGAMSSVLDLGDLPARVAAFGATTRSVDGHDLDALRDAANSAEPGKPLVILANTSPFQGMPFLERRFPRLHYVRFKSKDEREEMKVAIAEELGLELESI; from the coding sequence ATGACCATCACCAACCGTCAGTCCACTGAGGACGTGGCAGCCGGCATCCGCCGCCGGGTGTTTCTCCACACGATGCGCAACAATGGCGGCTATCTGAGCCAGGCCTGCTCCGCCGCCGAAACGTTGGCTCTGCTCTATAACGAAGTGCTGGACTTGGGCGAGCCGACCCTCCCCAAAGTGCCGCTGCCTTTTGCCGGCGTGCCGTCCGCCAGCAATCCGGACGCATTTACCGGCGCCGGTTACCATGGCCCATTCTCGCCTGAATATGACCGCTTCATCATCTCGCCGGCGCATTATGCCCTCGTGATCTATTCGGCTTTGATCCAGATGGGCCGCATGGGCGAGGACGCGCTCGACTATTTCAACAAGGACGGTTCGTCGGTTGAAATGATCGGCGCAGAGCACAGTCCGGGCATGGAAGTCACCACCGGATCACTGGCACAGGGCCTCTCCATGGCCTCGGGCCTGGCCTGGGCCCGCAAGCGCCGCGGCGAAACCGGCAAGGTCTGGGTCTATATGTCGGACGGCGAATTCCAGGAGGGTCAGACCTGGGAATGCCTGGCGGCCATGAGCTTTCACGGCATCGACAATGTGCGGGTCATCGTCGACGTCAACCGCCAGCAATGCGACGGCGCCATGTCTTCGGTGCTCGACCTCGGCGACCTGCCCGCGCGCGTCGCCGCCTTCGGCGCCACGACCCGCTCGGTCGATGGTCACGATCTCGATGCCTTGCGCGACGCTGCCAACAGCGCCGAGCCCGGCAAGCCGCTGGTGATTCTCGCTAATACATCGCCCTTCCAAGGGATGCCGTTTCTCGAACGCCGCTTTCCGCGTCTTCATTACGTGCGCTTCAAGAGCAAGGACGAGCGCGAAGAAATGAAGGTGGCCATTGCCGAAGAGCTCGGCCTCGAACTCGAAAGCATCTGA
- the mtnA gene encoding S-methyl-5-thioribose-1-phosphate isomerase, with protein MKVGGQHYHTIWLNEDGRSVDIIDQRWLPHEFRVVTLKTVDDFARAIREMWVRGAPLIGVTAAYGVAIAMTEDPSDAGLDQTWDVLHETRPTAINLRWALDDMRTLLRSMPEAQRAEAAYKRAAAIAEEDVELNRSIGRNGLEIIREIAKRKKPGERVNILTHCNAGWLATVDYGTATAPIYLATEEGIPIHVYVDETRPRNQGAQLTAWELDGHGVPHTLIVDNAGGHLMQHGDVDMVIVGTDRTTANGDVCNKIGTYLKALAAKDNNVPFYVALPSPTIDWTVKDGVKEIPIEERSGDEVTFVQGRGMDGAIMTVRLSPEGSPAANPAFDVTPARLITGLITERGVSEATPEALRTMFPERALP; from the coding sequence GTGAAGGTTGGCGGTCAACATTATCACACGATCTGGCTCAACGAAGATGGGCGCTCGGTCGACATTATCGACCAACGCTGGCTGCCGCATGAGTTTCGCGTCGTTACACTTAAGACCGTCGACGACTTCGCGCGCGCCATCCGCGAAATGTGGGTACGCGGCGCGCCGCTGATCGGGGTCACTGCAGCCTATGGCGTCGCCATCGCCATGACCGAGGATCCCAGCGACGCCGGCCTCGACCAGACCTGGGACGTGCTGCACGAGACGCGGCCGACCGCAATCAACCTGCGCTGGGCGCTGGATGATATGCGCACGCTTCTGCGCAGCATGCCCGAAGCGCAGCGCGCCGAGGCGGCTTACAAGCGCGCAGCCGCGATTGCCGAAGAAGATGTGGAGCTTAACCGCTCCATCGGCCGTAACGGGCTCGAAATTATCCGCGAAATTGCCAAGCGCAAGAAGCCGGGCGAGCGCGTCAATATCCTCACCCACTGCAATGCCGGCTGGCTGGCAACCGTCGACTACGGCACCGCAACGGCGCCGATTTACCTTGCGACCGAAGAAGGCATTCCGATCCACGTCTATGTCGACGAAACGCGTCCCCGCAACCAGGGCGCCCAGCTTACAGCCTGGGAGCTTGACGGGCATGGCGTGCCCCATACGCTGATCGTTGATAATGCCGGCGGTCACCTGATGCAGCATGGCGATGTCGACATGGTCATCGTCGGCACCGACCGCACCACCGCCAATGGCGATGTGTGCAACAAGATCGGGACCTACCTCAAAGCCTTGGCGGCCAAGGACAACAATGTCCCCTTCTACGTCGCCCTGCCCTCCCCGACGATCGACTGGACGGTCAAGGACGGTGTCAAGGAAATCCCGATCGAGGAACGCAGCGGCGACGAAGTCACCTTCGTCCAGGGCCGCGGCATGGATGGCGCCATCATGACGGTGCGCCTCTCGCCCGAGGGCAGCCCGGCTGCAAATCCTGCCTTTGACGTCACCCCTGCCCGGCTCATTACTGGCCTCATCACCGAGCGCGGCGTGTCCGAAGCGACGCCAGAAGCGCTGCGCACCATGTTCCCCGAGCGGGCGCTGCCATGA
- a CDS encoding transketolase family protein — MVEIVNRPYGKAFEAFAPSRPDVLCLSADLTSSCEVDGFRDRYPDQFLSLGMAEQNMMSFAGGLAMQGFRPFLHTFAVFLYRRPYDQLINSIAYPNRKVRLMGFLPGITTPGGITHQAIEDIAVMRAIPNMTILETGDATEVETVLEVADEIDGPVYVRVLRGEVPRLFATPFAFNKVRTVSEGDDVLVVTSGVCTEEAMRAAKPLQDRGVGIHHLHASTLKPFDRDTLIAAARGKKGVVTLENHTINGGLGSLVAEILAEEGIGLKLRRLGLDDTFAHGASKPYLMKKYGLDASALVTAIEGLLGRQLDVAETELAGVRLDTVHSAQKAEAL; from the coding sequence ATGGTTGAAATCGTCAATCGCCCCTATGGCAAGGCTTTCGAAGCTTTCGCCCCCAGCCGTCCGGACGTGCTGTGCCTTTCAGCAGACCTCACCTCGTCCTGCGAAGTCGATGGCTTCCGCGACCGCTATCCCGACCAGTTCCTTTCCCTGGGGATGGCCGAGCAGAACATGATGAGCTTTGCCGGCGGGCTCGCCATGCAGGGTTTCCGTCCGTTCCTTCATACTTTTGCAGTGTTTCTCTACCGGCGGCCCTATGATCAGCTGATCAACTCGATCGCATACCCGAACCGCAAGGTGCGGCTGATGGGGTTCCTGCCCGGTATCACGACGCCTGGCGGCATTACCCACCAGGCCATCGAAGATATCGCGGTGATGCGTGCGATCCCCAATATGACCATTCTCGAAACCGGCGATGCCACGGAGGTGGAGACCGTGCTTGAAGTGGCCGACGAGATCGACGGACCCGTTTATGTCCGTGTGTTGCGCGGGGAAGTGCCGAGGCTCTTCGCGACGCCGTTCGCCTTCAACAAAGTTCGTACGGTATCGGAAGGCGATGACGTCCTTGTGGTCACCTCGGGCGTCTGCACCGAAGAAGCGATGCGCGCCGCCAAGCCGCTACAGGATCGCGGCGTCGGTATCCACCACCTCCATGCCTCGACGCTCAAACCCTTCGACCGCGACACTCTGATTGCTGCCGCGCGCGGCAAGAAGGGAGTGGTCACGCTGGAGAACCACACGATCAATGGCGGCCTGGGTTCGCTGGTCGCGGAAATACTCGCCGAGGAGGGCATCGGCTTAAAACTGCGACGGCTGGGCCTGGACGATACTTTTGCCCATGGTGCGTCCAAGCCATACCTGATGAAGAAGTATGGTCTTGATGCTTCGGCGCTGGTTACGGCGATTGAAGGCCTCTTGGGCCGGCAGCTCGATGTAGCGGAGACTGAACTGGCAGGGGTGCGTCTCGATACGGTCCACTCGGCACAAAAGGCCGAAGCGCTCTGA
- a CDS encoding ABC transporter permease: MPATTYRPLRLFIDVGLWLLTVAITLLGLAALTFFIGRILPIDPVLSIVGEKALPEVYQRVYLELGLDKPLWQQFFDYVMKLLRGDFGTSFSTSRPVLTDLLNFFPATLELSTIGLLIGVALGVPMGVASAYWHEKWPDHVIRIIGLVGYSVPVFWLGLVGLFVFYYLLDWVAGPGQLDVFYVGVVDRITGMILIDSALAGEWDIFWNAVSHMILPALLLGYYSLAYISRMTRSVMLDQLSREYVLTARLKGASEFRVVMGHALRNAAIPLVTVIALSYGGLLEGSVLIETIFSWPGIGNYIYSSLFAADMNAVLGGTLLVGIVFVLLNMLSDVLYRVLDPRSRELAK, translated from the coding sequence TTGCCCGCCACGACCTATCGACCGCTGCGCCTTTTCATCGATGTCGGGCTTTGGCTGCTCACCGTCGCCATCACCCTGCTCGGGCTGGCGGCGCTGACCTTCTTTATCGGCCGCATCCTGCCTATCGATCCGGTGCTTTCGATTGTCGGCGAGAAGGCGCTGCCCGAAGTCTATCAGCGGGTTTATCTCGAGCTCGGCCTCGACAAGCCCCTTTGGCAGCAGTTCTTCGACTACGTCATGAAGCTGCTGCGCGGCGATTTCGGCACCTCGTTCTCCACCTCACGGCCGGTGCTGACCGATCTTTTGAACTTCTTCCCGGCAACGCTTGAACTCTCGACCATCGGCCTCCTGATCGGCGTCGCGCTCGGCGTCCCCATGGGTGTCGCCTCGGCCTATTGGCACGAGAAATGGCCCGACCACGTCATCCGCATCATCGGTCTTGTCGGTTATTCGGTGCCCGTCTTCTGGCTCGGCCTCGTTGGGCTTTTCGTCTTCTATTATCTGCTTGATTGGGTCGCAGGCCCCGGACAGCTCGACGTCTTCTATGTCGGCGTGGTCGACCGCATTACCGGCATGATCCTGATCGACAGCGCGCTTGCCGGCGAATGGGACATCTTCTGGAACGCCGTCAGCCACATGATCTTGCCGGCGCTGCTCCTAGGCTATTATTCGCTCGCCTATATTTCGCGCATGACCCGCTCGGTGATGCTCGACCAGCTGAGCCGCGAATACGTTCTGACCGCCCGCCTCAAGGGCGCCAGCGAGTTCCGCGTGGTGATGGGCCACGCCCTGCGCAATGCCGCCATTCCCCTGGTCACCGTCATCGCCCTCTCCTATGGCGGCCTGCTTGAAGGCTCGGTGCTGATCGAGACCATCTTTTCCTGGCCCGGCATCGGCAACTACATCTACTCTTCGCTGTTCGCTGCCGACATGAATGCCGTCCTCGGCGGCACGCTCCTGGTCGGCATCGTCTTCGTGCTCCTCAACATGCTAAGCGACGTGCTTTATCGCGTACTCGACCCACGCTCGCGGGAGCTCGCCAAATGA
- a CDS encoding NAD-dependent epimerase/dehydratase family protein — MSVAVLGGTGFIGSAIVRQLTARGLQPVAIARGQHPLDLPEGALFQAADRMDSQKLAAIFDEHGITTVIDIFALGMLNTTPVLAALGDAGRRYVLLSSVDVYSNYGGLLRREEPAVQPHPAAETDPLRSFRYPYRGNSRRPKGVDDALFDDYDKIIIEETALSDPRFSTTVIRAPMIFGPGDKQHRFAWAIEAVRAGGTIRVDERAAHWPNSYGYVTDVADAIVVTALDPRAAERIYNVGQSFVRTPVEWLHRFAEVMGASIDIEIVPASERGLLWERAEASDLRYPLTLDTSRIRAELGFAEPTAEDEALHKTIAAGG, encoded by the coding sequence ATGAGTGTTGCCGTTCTCGGCGGTACCGGCTTTATCGGGTCAGCAATCGTGCGGCAGCTTACGGCGCGCGGCCTCCAGCCGGTGGCGATCGCGCGCGGTCAGCACCCGCTCGACCTGCCGGAAGGCGCCCTCTTCCAAGCCGCCGACAGGATGGACAGCCAAAAGCTTGCGGCAATTTTTGACGAGCACGGCATCACCACCGTCATCGACATCTTTGCCCTCGGCATGCTCAACACCACCCCTGTTCTGGCCGCCCTGGGTGACGCCGGTCGCCGTTATGTGCTGCTGTCGTCGGTGGATGTTTACAGCAACTACGGCGGCCTGCTGCGTCGCGAAGAGCCTGCGGTGCAACCTCATCCGGCTGCCGAAACCGACCCGCTCCGCAGCTTCCGCTATCCCTATCGCGGCAATTCCCGCCGCCCGAAGGGCGTCGATGATGCGCTCTTTGACGACTACGACAAGATCATCATTGAAGAAACGGCGCTTTCCGACCCGCGCTTCTCCACCACCGTCATCCGCGCGCCGATGATCTTCGGACCCGGCGACAAGCAGCATCGCTTCGCCTGGGCGATCGAGGCCGTCCGCGCCGGCGGCACGATCCGCGTTGACGAACGCGCGGCCCATTGGCCCAATTCCTACGGCTATGTGACCGATGTCGCCGACGCCATCGTCGTGACAGCACTCGATCCGCGCGCCGCCGAACGCATCTACAATGTCGGCCAGTCCTTCGTTCGCACGCCCGTAGAATGGCTCCATCGCTTCGCCGAAGTCATGGGCGCCAGCATCGACATCGAGATCGTCCCAGCTTCCGAACGCGGGCTCCTTTGGGAACGCGCCGAAGCGTCGGACCTCCGTTATCCCCTGACGCTCGACACCAGCCGCATTCGTGCCGAGCTCGGTTTTGCCGAGCCGACTGCCGAAGACGAAGCTCTGCACAAGACCATCGCGGCCGGCGGCTGA
- a CDS encoding ABC transporter ATP-binding protein — protein sequence MIGIDNLTVRYGGNAVVKNVSFSVAEGESFGLVGESGSGKSTILRTVVGLVPDWSGSISVAGLDPHKTERKQLARVVQMVFQDPYASLHPRYVIGHQIAEPMIINGIDNPQRRAAELLDLIGLPAAFQFRYPHELSGGQRQRVAIARALALSPRVLLLDEPTSALDVSIQAEILNLLNRLRRELGLTFVIVSHDLAVVSYMCERLMVLRNAEMVEVLTREQLRSGQIADAYTQALVAAS from the coding sequence ATGATCGGCATCGATAACCTCACCGTCCGCTATGGCGGCAATGCCGTGGTCAAGAACGTGTCCTTCAGCGTTGCCGAAGGCGAGAGCTTCGGCCTCGTTGGCGAAAGCGGATCGGGAAAATCCACTATCCTGCGCACGGTCGTCGGCCTCGTTCCGGACTGGTCCGGTAGCATCAGCGTTGCCGGCCTTGATCCCCACAAGACCGAGCGCAAGCAGCTCGCGCGCGTGGTGCAGATGGTGTTCCAGGACCCCTACGCTTCGCTCCATCCGCGCTATGTCATCGGCCACCAGATCGCCGAGCCGATGATCATCAATGGCATCGACAACCCGCAGCGCCGCGCTGCCGAACTGCTCGACCTCATCGGCCTTCCTGCCGCTTTCCAGTTCCGCTACCCGCACGAGCTTTCCGGCGGCCAGCGGCAGCGCGTCGCCATCGCCCGCGCTTTGGCACTATCGCCGCGCGTGCTGTTGCTCGATGAGCCTACCTCCGCCCTCGACGTCTCGATTCAGGCCGAAATCCTCAACCTTCTCAATCGCCTCCGGCGCGAGCTTGGCCTCACCTTCGTGATCGTCAGCCATGACCTCGCCGTCGTTTCCTATATGTGCGAACGCCTGATGGTGCTGCGCAATGCGGAGATGGTGGAAGTCCTCACCCGCGAACAGCTCCGCTCGGGCCAGATCGCAGATGCCTATACTCAAGCGCTGGTGGCAGCGAGCTGA
- a CDS encoding ABC transporter substrate-binding protein produces MRLYKTLVAAALGTVMSVSGAFAETPADTLVIADAIDDIITLDPAEVSEVGGVLMSQQMYQPLVTFDPADPTKIVGVLAESWEVSEDGKTFTFTMNPDAKFASGNPVTAKDAEYSLQRVILLDSRISFILTQFGITKENVAEKIKATDDATLVIEVDQKYAQSFVLYVLSSFTGGIVDSVLVKEHEGTREDGSNDYGNAWLKADNSAGSGPYVLTKWDPKVSILMSRNENYWGEAPGVERIFLQHMPESATQRLALEKGDIDIANKLGPDDIGAVEGNADIQVLEGNSSTIYYMGANVRDEALSNPKVIEAMKYLIDYDGIAETIGRGTIKVHQTMIPDGFLGGNIDYNPYSFDLEKAKALLEESGVSLPITLDTVVWNVPPYPDYAQAVQATMAQAGINLDLQVVDGGPWLDRYRSHDLDIWVGLWGPDYPDPHSNAKAFTVNDATDPDGAKGNLADRFGWNSGPLSDQVLAAVQEQDTEKRAEMYEEIQRAHTDSSPFLYMFQDSRRVAMRSDVKGVVLGITFSDDRYGAVTKE; encoded by the coding sequence ATGCGTTTGTACAAGACGCTCGTTGCGGCGGCTCTCGGCACGGTCATGTCCGTGTCGGGCGCCTTTGCCGAGACACCCGCCGACACGCTCGTGATTGCCGATGCGATCGACGACATCATCACGCTCGATCCGGCCGAAGTGTCCGAGGTCGGTGGCGTGCTGATGAGCCAGCAGATGTATCAGCCGCTGGTCACCTTCGATCCCGCCGATCCGACCAAGATCGTCGGCGTCCTGGCCGAAAGCTGGGAAGTGTCCGAGGACGGCAAGACCTTCACCTTCACCATGAACCCGGACGCCAAGTTCGCCTCGGGCAATCCGGTGACGGCGAAGGACGCCGAATATTCGCTGCAGCGCGTCATCCTGCTCGATAGCCGCATTTCCTTCATCCTGACCCAGTTCGGCATCACCAAGGAAAACGTCGCCGAAAAGATCAAGGCAACGGATGATGCGACCCTGGTCATCGAAGTCGACCAGAAATACGCCCAGAGCTTCGTGCTCTACGTTCTCTCGTCCTTCACCGGCGGCATCGTCGATAGCGTCCTCGTCAAGGAACACGAAGGCACCCGCGAAGACGGCAGCAACGACTATGGCAATGCGTGGCTCAAGGCTGACAATTCTGCTGGTTCCGGCCCCTATGTGCTGACCAAGTGGGATCCAAAAGTCTCGATCCTGATGTCGCGCAACGAAAACTACTGGGGCGAAGCGCCGGGCGTCGAGCGCATCTTCCTCCAGCACATGCCGGAAAGCGCCACCCAGCGCCTGGCGCTTGAAAAGGGCGACATCGACATTGCCAACAAGCTCGGTCCCGACGATATCGGCGCCGTCGAGGGCAATGCGGATATCCAGGTGCTCGAAGGCAATTCCTCGACCATCTACTACATGGGCGCCAATGTCCGCGATGAGGCCTTGAGCAATCCCAAGGTCATCGAAGCGATGAAATATCTCATCGACTATGATGGCATTGCCGAAACCATCGGCCGCGGCACGATCAAGGTGCACCAGACCATGATCCCCGACGGGTTCCTGGGCGGCAATATCGACTACAATCCCTATTCCTTCGACCTCGAAAAGGCCAAGGCGCTGCTCGAAGAGTCCGGCGTCAGCCTGCCGATCACGCTCGATACCGTGGTGTGGAACGTGCCGCCCTATCCCGATTACGCCCAGGCCGTTCAGGCGACCATGGCGCAGGCCGGCATCAACCTCGACCTCCAGGTCGTCGATGGCGGCCCGTGGCTCGATCGTTATCGTTCGCACGATCTCGATATCTGGGTGGGTCTCTGGGGTCCGGACTATCCAGATCCGCATTCCAACGCCAAGGCCTTCACCGTCAACGACGCCACCGATCCCGATGGCGCCAAGGGCAACCTTGCCGATCGCTTCGGCTGGAATTCGGGCCCGCTGTCCGACCAGGTCCTGGCTGCCGTCCAGGAACAGGACACCGAAAAGCGCGCCGAAATGTATGAAGAAATCCAGCGCGCCCATACCGACAGCTCGCCATTCCTTTATATGTTCCAGGATAGCCGCCGCGTCGCCATGCGCTCCGACGTCAAGGGTGTCGTCCTCGGCATCACCTTCTCGGACGACCGCTACGGTGCCGTGACCAAGGAATAG
- a CDS encoding ABC transporter ATP-binding protein: protein MSNLVEIENLHVAFRNDEGELKDAVRGVSFTLGREKLGIVGESGSGKSLTGRSLLGVLPPYAKMSADKLVFDSIDLTKASPRTRRALRGGRMGMILQDPKFSLNPVMRVGDQIIEAIRIGDRGISRRDAHRKAIEMLEQVHIREAERVAQLYPHELSGGMGQRVMIAMMVVREPDLLIADEPTSALDVSVRMQVMSILDELVTRRGMGLIFISHDLKLVSKFCDRVIVMYAGRIVETIEAKRLHEATHPYTRGLLSCLPEINGPLEPLPTLQREASWA from the coding sequence TTGAGCAATCTGGTCGAAATCGAAAACCTCCATGTCGCCTTCCGCAATGACGAGGGCGAACTCAAGGACGCCGTGCGCGGTGTGTCCTTCACCCTCGGCCGCGAAAAACTCGGCATCGTCGGCGAGAGTGGTTCGGGAAAAAGCCTCACCGGCCGCTCGCTGCTCGGCGTGTTGCCGCCCTATGCGAAAATGAGCGCAGATAAGCTCGTTTTTGATAGCATCGATCTGACAAAAGCCTCACCCCGAACGCGCCGCGCGCTACGCGGTGGCCGCATGGGCATGATCCTCCAGGATCCCAAATTTTCGCTCAACCCGGTGATGCGCGTCGGCGACCAGATCATTGAAGCCATCCGCATCGGCGACCGCGGCATCAGCCGCCGCGACGCCCATCGTAAGGCCATCGAGATGCTGGAACAGGTCCATATCCGCGAGGCCGAGCGCGTCGCCCAGCTCTACCCGCACGAGCTCTCCGGCGGCATGGGCCAGCGCGTCATGATCGCCATGATGGTGGTGCGCGAACCCGACCTCCTGATCGCTGACGAACCCACATCGGCGCTCGATGTCAGCGTCCGCATGCAGGTCATGTCCATCCTCGACGAACTGGTCACCCGCCGCGGCATGGGGCTGATCTTTATCAGCCATGACCTCAAGCTCGTGTCCAAATTCTGCGACCGTGTCATCGTCATGTATGCCGGCCGCATCGTCGAAACCATCGAGGCCAAGCGCCTTCACGAGGCGACGCACCCCTATACGCGGGGACTTTTGTCGTGCCTCCCCGAGATCAACGGGCCGCTCGAGCCATTGCCCACCCTCCAGCGCGAGGCCAGCTGGGCATGA
- a CDS encoding RuBisCO large subunit C-terminal-like domain-containing protein codes for MARFSVTYWLDAPNADEARQRASDIALEQTVEIPRDIVPAGYVEDEILGRVEDVRPGTDERGGFLAEVSYSDDDVGGDFLQLLNVVFGNSALKTATRVEAMTLTDAIGAICPGPRYGSEGLRLRTGRSTGPILMSAIKPVGLRTRELADLAHQFALGGMDMIKDDHGLANQHTSPFSERLNACVDAVGEANAKSGFNTVYVPNITGPANQILDHAFEAQEAGAGAVMLAPALVGLDVARTLSADPAFALPIVSHPTFGGANVITPTTGFSHGYYFGLLSRLMGVDAVVYPNFGGRFGFSEAECRSIADHCSMPFGNLKAILPAPGGGMKLESVPAMREVYGDDVIYLVGGALLREKVDLPGACRRLIDAVRR; via the coding sequence ATGGCACGTTTCTCCGTCACCTACTGGCTTGACGCTCCGAACGCCGATGAAGCACGGCAACGCGCAAGCGACATAGCGCTCGAACAAACGGTCGAGATCCCGCGCGACATCGTTCCCGCGGGCTATGTCGAGGACGAAATCCTGGGGCGCGTCGAAGATGTTCGACCGGGCACCGACGAGCGCGGCGGCTTTCTTGCGGAGGTCTCCTACAGCGACGACGATGTGGGCGGCGATTTCCTCCAGCTGCTCAACGTCGTTTTCGGCAATTCCGCGCTCAAGACGGCAACACGCGTCGAGGCGATGACGCTGACCGACGCAATCGGGGCGATCTGCCCCGGACCACGGTACGGAAGCGAAGGCCTGCGGCTGCGCACCGGCCGGTCGACAGGTCCGATCCTGATGTCGGCGATCAAGCCCGTCGGGCTTCGGACGCGGGAACTTGCGGACCTTGCGCACCAGTTCGCCCTGGGCGGTATGGACATGATCAAGGACGATCACGGCCTCGCCAACCAGCATACATCGCCTTTCTCGGAACGGCTCAACGCCTGCGTGGACGCGGTCGGCGAGGCAAATGCAAAGAGTGGCTTCAACACCGTTTATGTCCCCAACATCACGGGCCCCGCGAACCAGATCCTTGATCACGCTTTCGAGGCGCAGGAGGCTGGCGCAGGCGCGGTCATGCTGGCCCCTGCGCTGGTGGGCTTGGACGTGGCCCGAACGCTTTCGGCCGATCCCGCTTTTGCCTTGCCCATCGTTTCACACCCTACGTTTGGCGGCGCCAATGTCATTACGCCGACCACCGGATTTTCGCATGGCTACTATTTCGGGCTGCTGTCGCGATTGATGGGCGTTGACGCCGTCGTCTACCCAAATTTTGGTGGGCGCTTCGGCTTCAGTGAGGCGGAGTGCCGCTCCATTGCGGATCACTGCAGCATGCCCTTCGGCAACCTCAAGGCAATTCTTCCTGCCCCGGGTGGCGGCATGAAGCTCGAAAGCGTTCCGGCCATGCGCGAGGTCTATGGCGACGACGTTATCTACCTGGTGGGTGGCGCGCTTTTGCGGGAGAAGGTCGACCTGCCCGGAGCGTGCCGACGCCTGATCGATGCCGTTCGCCGCTAA